One Neovison vison isolate M4711 chromosome 2, ASM_NN_V1, whole genome shotgun sequence genomic window carries:
- the GJB4 gene encoding gap junction beta-4 protein codes for MNWASLQGLLSGVNKYSTALGRIWLSVVFIFRVLVYVVAAEEVWDDEQKDFVCNTKQPGCPNVCYDEFFPVSHVRLWALQLILVTCPSLLVVMHVAYRQERERRHRLKHGPSAPSLYDNPSKKRGGLWWTYLLSLLFKAAVDAGFLYLFHRLYEDYDMPRVVACSESPCPHTVDCYISRPTEKKVFTYFMVATAVICILLNLSEVTYLVGKRCLETFSPRRKRSRHRDHLPDTCPPYVLPQGGHPQDGNSVLMKAGSATMEAGGFP; via the coding sequence ATGAATTGGGCGTCCCTGCAGGGCCTCCTGAGCGGGGTCAACAAGTACTCCACGGCGCTGGGCCGCATCTGGCTGTCAGTGGTGTTCATCTTCCGTGTGCTGGTGTACGTGGTGGCGGCCGAGGAGGTGTGGGACGACGAGCAGAAGGACTTCGTCTGCAATACCAAGCAGCCGGGCTGCCCCAACGTCTGCTACGACGAGTTCTTCCCCGTGTCCCACGTGCGCCTCTGGGCCCTGCAGCTCATCCTGGTCACCTGCCCCTCGCTGCTCGTGGTCATGCACGTGGCCTACCGCCAGGAGCGTGAGCGCCGCCACCGCCTGAAGCACGGGCCCAGCGCCCCGTCCCTGTACGACAACCCAAGCAAGAAGCGGGGCGGGCTCTGGTGGACCTACCTGCTGAGTCTCCTCTTCAAGGCGGCCGTCGACGCCGGCTTCCTCTACCTCTTCCACCGCCTCTACGAGGATTACGACATGCCGCGCGTGGTGGCCTGCTCTGAGTCCCCTTGCCCCCACACGGTGGACTGCTACATCTCCCGGCCCACCGAGAAGAAGGTCTTCACCTACTTCATGGTGGCCACCGCTGTCATCTGCATCCTGCTTAACCTCAGTGAGGTCACCTACCTGGTAGGCAAGAGGTGCCTGGAGACCTTCAGCCCAAGGCGCAAGCGGTCTCGGCACCGGGACCACCTGCCTGATACCTGCCCCCCGTACGTCCTCCCCCAGGGAGGGCACCCCCAAGATGGGAACTCTGTCCTAATGAAGGCTGGGTCAGCCACAATGGAGGCAGGTGGGTTTCCATGA